The Litchfieldia alkalitelluris genome has a window encoding:
- the pepF gene encoding oligoendopeptidase F — protein MTKVLSKLTQRSEIPAHLTWKLEDLFLNNEEWELALKSIQEDVTNVTRYKGTLGQGSSELLDCLLAREELQKRIVHVATYANLRFSEDATNPENQGNASRVASVLSKISASLSFVDSEILALPTEVISKYIDENKELAVFKIYLEELLDKKAYTLSPETEEALAALSEVHNSPYMIYQNSKAADMTFSAFKDENGEELPLSFALFEDRYELSTNATVRRNAFESFSNTLQSYKNTFAAAYATEVKKQVAISKLRNYGSVTEMLLHSQQVTTEMYNNQIDIIYNELAPHMRRFANLKQRVLGLDELHFCDLKAPLDPDFNPQTTYEEASQVILESLEVMGPEYLDIMKKGLTERWVDLAENAGKSTGAFCASPYGSHPFILITWTDTMRGAFILAHELGHAGHFYLANSHQRIFNTRPSTYFVEAPSTMNELLLGEHILSKTTDPRMKRWVILQLLGTYYHNFVTHLLEGEYQRRVYQLAEAGSPLTASTLTKQKQEVLSTFWGDSVVIDEGASLTWMRQPHYYMGLYPYTYSAGLTASTAVHQLMKEQGQPVIDRWLEVLKAGGTKKPLELMKDAGVDMSKPDAIRKAVAYVGSLIDELEKSFE, from the coding sequence ATGACAAAAGTATTAAGCAAGCTTACACAAAGATCTGAGATTCCTGCGCACCTAACATGGAAACTTGAAGATTTATTTCTAAATAACGAGGAATGGGAACTAGCATTAAAATCGATTCAAGAAGATGTGACAAATGTGACAAGGTACAAAGGAACACTTGGACAAGGTTCTAGCGAATTGTTAGACTGTCTTTTAGCTCGTGAAGAACTTCAGAAAAGAATTGTTCATGTAGCCACTTATGCTAATTTGCGATTCTCAGAAGATGCAACAAACCCAGAAAATCAAGGAAATGCTTCAAGGGTTGCTTCTGTATTATCTAAAATTAGTGCTTCATTATCATTTGTTGATTCAGAAATACTAGCTTTACCTACAGAAGTTATTTCAAAATACATAGATGAAAATAAAGAATTAGCGGTATTTAAGATTTATCTAGAAGAACTTCTAGACAAAAAAGCCTATACCCTATCACCTGAAACTGAAGAAGCTCTTGCAGCTCTTAGTGAAGTTCATAATTCACCATATATGATTTACCAAAATAGCAAGGCAGCTGATATGACATTCTCAGCTTTTAAAGATGAAAATGGTGAGGAACTTCCCCTTTCTTTTGCCCTGTTTGAAGATCGTTATGAACTTTCAACCAATGCAACCGTCAGAAGAAATGCATTTGAATCTTTTAGTAATACATTACAAAGCTATAAAAATACGTTTGCTGCTGCGTACGCAACTGAGGTTAAAAAGCAAGTAGCTATTTCTAAATTAAGAAACTATGGCTCTGTTACAGAAATGCTTCTACATTCTCAACAAGTAACTACAGAGATGTATAATAATCAAATTGATATTATTTATAATGAACTAGCTCCACATATGAGAAGATTCGCTAACTTAAAACAGCGTGTTCTAGGATTAGATGAACTTCATTTCTGTGATTTAAAAGCACCTTTAGATCCTGATTTCAATCCTCAGACTACTTATGAGGAAGCAAGTCAAGTGATTCTAGAATCATTAGAAGTCATGGGACCAGAGTACCTAGATATTATGAAAAAAGGTTTAACTGAGCGTTGGGTTGATCTTGCTGAAAACGCTGGTAAATCTACAGGGGCATTCTGTGCAAGCCCATATGGTTCACATCCATTTATCTTAATTACTTGGACAGATACAATGAGAGGAGCATTCATCTTAGCTCATGAACTAGGACATGCTGGGCATTTCTATTTAGCTAACAGCCATCAACGCATTTTTAATACTAGACCTTCTACTTATTTTGTAGAAGCGCCATCAACAATGAATGAATTATTACTAGGTGAGCACATTTTATCTAAAACAACTGATCCTAGAATGAAGCGTTGGGTGATTCTGCAACTATTAGGCACGTATTACCATAACTTTGTAACACATTTACTTGAAGGCGAATATCAGCGTCGAGTTTATCAGTTAGCTGAAGCTGGAAGTCCTTTAACTGCTTCTACGTTAACAAAGCAAAAACAAGAGGTTCTTTCCACATTCTGGGGAGATTCTGTAGTTATTGATGAAGGAGCATCATTAACATGGATGCGTCAACCACATTATTATATGGGCTTATATCCATATACATATTCTGCAGGTTTAACAGCATCTACTGCTGTACATCAATTAATGAAGGAACAAGGTCAACCAGTCATTGACCGCTGGCTTGAAGTATTAAAAGCAGGTGGTACAAAAAAGCCTCTTGAATTAATGAAAGATGCTGGGGTTGATATGTCTAAACCAGATGCAATCCGAAAAGCTGTAGCTTATGTAGGTAGTTTGATTGATGAATTAGAAAAGAGTTTTGAATAG
- a CDS encoding MFS transporter, giving the protein MARITHWHPEDPHFWEKEGRKHARRNLWISVPSLMLAFIVWQIWSVVAVRLNDIGFQFTSEELFTLAAIPGLVGATLRFVYTFGVGKFGGRNWTVFATGILALPAMGIGIAVQNPDTPYSVMLLLAALCGLGGGNFCSSSANISFFFPKKEKGTGLGINGGLGNMGVSVVQFVTPLIITTSTFAFMGGSGQVLPDGSQIWLQNAAFIWVIPILIMTVIAYFGMDNLPNNKQSVSEQFVIVKRKHTWIMTWLYVATFGSFIGYSAAFPLLLKTLFPQYVPLAFLGAFLAAAARPVGGWISDKFGGERITAYVFVVMGLGAISVIYFTLQQNFAGFLTSFLILFIAAGIGSGSTFQMIPFIFPAKEAAPVLGFTAAFAAYGSFLIPKLLGWAAENTGSPINALYVFIAFYVISFILNWYYYQSKKAEVTKFKSNKKAA; this is encoded by the coding sequence ATGGCACGTATTACACATTGGCATCCGGAAGATCCTCATTTTTGGGAAAAGGAAGGTCGAAAGCATGCTCGAAGAAACCTGTGGATTTCTGTCCCTTCTTTGATGCTTGCATTCATTGTTTGGCAAATATGGTCCGTTGTTGCAGTTCGCTTAAACGATATTGGTTTTCAATTTACATCTGAAGAATTATTCACACTAGCAGCCATTCCAGGTCTTGTTGGTGCAACATTACGTTTTGTTTATACTTTTGGGGTAGGTAAATTCGGTGGAAGAAACTGGACCGTTTTTGCTACTGGTATTCTTGCACTACCAGCAATGGGTATTGGGATTGCAGTTCAAAATCCTGACACTCCATATTCAGTGATGTTACTACTTGCTGCTCTATGTGGGCTTGGTGGGGGGAATTTCTGTTCATCATCAGCAAATATTAGTTTTTTCTTTCCAAAGAAAGAAAAAGGTACTGGGCTTGGAATTAATGGTGGTTTGGGTAATATGGGTGTTTCCGTTGTGCAATTTGTTACACCACTAATTATTACAACTAGCACTTTTGCCTTTATGGGTGGAAGTGGTCAGGTATTACCTGATGGAAGTCAAATTTGGTTACAAAATGCAGCGTTTATCTGGGTTATCCCTATTCTTATTATGACAGTCATTGCTTATTTCGGAATGGATAATCTTCCAAATAACAAACAATCTGTATCTGAACAATTTGTTATTGTGAAAAGAAAACACACTTGGATTATGACTTGGTTATATGTTGCAACGTTTGGTTCCTTTATCGGATACTCAGCTGCTTTTCCACTTTTACTAAAAACGTTGTTTCCTCAATATGTACCACTTGCATTTTTAGGTGCATTTTTAGCAGCAGCAGCACGCCCGGTTGGAGGCTGGATCTCCGATAAATTTGGTGGTGAAAGAATAACTGCTTACGTGTTTGTTGTCATGGGATTAGGTGCTATTTCAGTTATTTATTTCACCCTTCAACAAAACTTTGCAGGTTTCTTAACATCATTCTTGATTTTATTCATTGCTGCAGGTATTGGTTCTGGTTCTACTTTCCAAATGATACCGTTTATTTTTCCAGCAAAAGAAGCAGCACCTGTTCTTGGATTTACGGCCGCATTCGCTGCATACGGATCTTTTTTAATACCAAAACTTTTAGGTTGGGCAGCTGAAAACACTGGTAGTCCGATTAATGCATTGTACGTCTTCATCGCATTCTATGTGATCTCGTTTATTTTAAACTGGTATTACTATCAAAGTAAAAAAGCTGAAGTAACAAAGTTTAAGTCGAATAAAAAAGCTGCTTAA